A portion of the Cryptomeria japonica chromosome 5, Sugi_1.0, whole genome shotgun sequence genome contains these proteins:
- the LOC131075542 gene encoding indole-3-acetate O-methyltransferase 1-like: MEMLKSQSQFQVQFKSNLENLLGMKGGDGDANNSSCQLKIVEAMKPILERSICENMRLKFNGGGKFRIAEFGCGTGRNTLVVADTIVRALQCSLEERQVPEFKVYFTDLPSNDFNLLFRLLPPLQQGFPDADGNRVCDNNPVASRSYFAAAVCGSHFRRLFPQKSLHFCHSSTSLHWISQVPESVQQRRSPRVYVSIDCEEEMGAAYLHQFSTDFTAFLNARAREIVDGGCMFISLVGRNVGIQLMEEQGMLVNIARHLEYAFEELVNEGIIEKEK, encoded by the exons ATGGagatgctcaaatctcaatctcaatTTCAAGTTCAGTTTAAATCGAATCTGGAAAATCTGCTTGGCATGAAGGGTGGAGATGGAGATGCCAACAATTCTTCATGTCAG TTAAAGATAGTTGAAGCTATGAAACCAATTCTTGAGCGCAGCATTTGTGAGAATATGAGGTTGAAGTTTAATGGGGGAGGTAAATTTAGGATAGCAGAATTCGGGTGTGGAACCGGGCGAAATACACTTGTGGTAGCAGACACCATTGTCAGAGCTCTGCAATGCTCACTTGAGGAAAGGCAGGTGCCAGAATTTAAGGTTTATTTCACTGACCTTCCGTCAAATGATTTCAATTTGCTGTTTCGATTGTTGCCTCCGCTCCAACAAGGTTTTCCCGATGCAGACGGTAATCGTGTCTGTGATAACAATCCAGTAGCTTCAAGATCATACTTTGCGGCGGCTGTGTGTGGATCACATTTCAGAcgtctttttccacaaaaaagccTGCATTTTTGTCATTCTTCTACCAGTCTCCACTGGATTTCACAG GTGCCAGAAAGTGTTCAACAGAGGCGCTCTCCTCGTGTGTACGTTTCAATTGATTGCGAGGAGGAAATGGGAGCTGCGTATCTTCACCAGTTTAGCACAGACTTCACAGCATTTCTAAATGCCCGAGCAAGAGAGATAGTTGATGGGggatgcatgtttatatctctGGTGGGGCGTAATGTAGGTATCCAACTAATGGAGGAGCAAGGAATGTTAGTAAATATTGCGCGCCACTTAGAATATGCTTTTGAGGAACTAGTAAACGAG GGCATTATTGAAAAGGAGAAATGA